In the genome of Acidobacteriota bacterium, one region contains:
- a CDS encoding polysaccharide export protein: MNDDKTGKSNQTKTKEAAPTVQVPDDPQVFELMYENFRRTYRLGPADEIAVRVRLEPDYSIDRAKISPDGRVFHPLLGDVVVGGLTVEQLTRKLKQDLLRYIKQPEVSVQLLEARSAKIGVLGEVGHPGILPMVGPMTVLDAITQSGGFARTGSRSNVSLIRQSQTGKYQTLNVDVKKLLAGKADAEENLPLQPGDTVIVHGNFLKKLEYVTALTGFTQFLAFVALTR, encoded by the coding sequence GTGAATGACGACAAAACCGGGAAAAGCAATCAGACTAAAACCAAAGAGGCCGCGCCCACTGTGCAAGTGCCGGATGATCCGCAAGTTTTTGAATTGATGTATGAGAATTTCCGCCGTACCTACCGGCTCGGCCCCGCCGACGAGATTGCAGTGCGGGTGCGCCTGGAGCCGGATTATTCGATTGACCGGGCCAAGATTTCGCCCGATGGACGCGTCTTTCATCCGCTGCTCGGCGATGTCGTCGTGGGCGGGCTGACCGTTGAACAATTGACCAGGAAACTCAAACAGGATTTGCTGCGCTATATCAAACAACCCGAAGTGAGCGTGCAATTGCTGGAAGCCAGGAGCGCCAAAATCGGCGTGCTCGGCGAAGTCGGCCACCCCGGCATTTTGCCGATGGTCGGCCCGATGACGGTGTTGGACGCCATCACGCAATCGGGCGGCTTTGCGCGTACCGGCAGCCGCAGCAATGTTTCGTTGATACGGCAAAGTCAAACCGGCAAATACCAAACCTTAAACGTGGACGTGAAAAAGCTGCTGGCCGGCAAGGCTGATGCGGAAGAAAACCTGCCGTTGCAACCGGGTGACACGGTCATCGTGCACGGCAATTTTTTGAAGAAATTGGAATACGTGACGGCGCTGACAGGGTTTACTCAGTTCCTCGCCTTTGTCGCCCTGACGCGCTGA
- a CDS encoding helix-turn-helix domain-containing protein encodes MTQLAALVRERLAQMGVRQSEFCRLYRFDQGLLSKIQNSVITNLSLESVLRLSVGLAVPPQKILALIERPDLHDLVLQAYGKELTPDDNRAN; translated from the coding sequence ATGACCCAACTGGCCGCGCTCGTCCGCGAGCGGCTGGCGCAGATGGGCGTGCGGCAATCGGAATTTTGCCGGTTGTATCGCTTTGATCAGGGCTTGCTCTCCAAGATTCAAAACTCCGTCATTACCAATTTGAGTCTGGAAAGCGTCTTGCGGCTCTCGGTCGGCCTTGCGGTGCCGCCCCAAAAGATTCTGGCACTGATTGAACGCCCGGATTTACACGACCTGGTCTTGCAAGCCTACGGCAAGGAACTGACGCCAGACGACAACCGCGCAAATTGA
- a CDS encoding polysaccharide deacetylase family protein codes for MLKQTVLNLMRVTGAFAPFRLANRTKVLILTYHRFSEQEEPNKTSAQAFAEHLEYLTQHYRLLPLSDIADCLATGRTLPPATAAITIDDGYRDFYEVAFPLLLKYRAPATLYVATDFIDHKTWLWTDKLRFLTERTPASEVVAVLKSRTQRFALTDHLSRLRAADKINAALKTLPNDQKEETIKRIAATLDVLVPPLPPHEFGGLTWAQIREMDAEGIEVGSHTVTHPILPNVTDDEVLQYELAASKARLEEMLGRQVPLFCYPNGRNDARVQRATATAGYSCAVTNVPGMNTNLTPLLALRRICPQPDLAHFVQSTSGFEQWRRSLAGADTAPTAQTLPAAALAAVSKELAHQVRQV; via the coding sequence ATGCTGAAACAAACCGTGCTCAATCTGATGCGGGTGACTGGCGCCTTTGCTCCGTTTCGGCTGGCGAACCGGACTAAAGTGCTGATCCTGACCTACCACCGGTTCAGCGAACAGGAGGAGCCAAACAAAACCTCGGCGCAGGCTTTTGCGGAGCACCTGGAATACTTGACCCAGCATTACCGGCTGTTGCCGCTGTCGGACATTGCCGACTGTCTGGCGACGGGCCGCACCCTGCCGCCCGCCACCGCCGCGATCACAATTGATGACGGGTACCGCGATTTTTACGAAGTGGCCTTTCCGCTACTCTTGAAATACCGCGCCCCCGCGACGCTTTACGTCGCGACGGATTTCATTGATCACAAGACCTGGCTGTGGACAGACAAATTACGCTTCCTGACGGAGCGCACACCGGCTAGCGAGGTCGTGGCGGTCTTAAAAAGCCGCACGCAGCGCTTCGCCCTCACCGATCATCTGTCGCGGTTGCGGGCCGCCGATAAAATCAATGCAGCCCTGAAAACGCTGCCGAACGACCAAAAGGAAGAAACGATCAAACGCATCGCCGCCACTTTGGACGTACTGGTGCCGCCCTTGCCCCCGCATGAATTCGGCGGGCTGACCTGGGCGCAAATACGAGAGATGGATGCCGAGGGCATCGAAGTCGGCTCGCATACCGTGACGCATCCGATTCTGCCCAACGTCACGGATGATGAAGTGCTGCAATATGAATTGGCCGCATCCAAAGCGCGCCTAGAAGAGATGCTGGGCCGCCAGGTGCCGCTGTTCTGCTATCCCAATGGCCGCAATGATGCGCGCGTCCAACGCGCGACGGCCACCGCCGGGTATAGTTGCGCCGTTACCAACGTGCCGGGGATGAATACCAATCTTACGCCGCTCTTGGCGTTGCGCCGCATTTGCCCCCAACCCGATCTGGCGCACTTCGTGCAAAGCACCAGCGGATTTGAACAATGGCGGCGCAGCCTGGCAGGCGCCGATACAGCCCCCACGGCCCAGACATTGCCAGCGGCAGCTTTGGCGGCGGTTTCTAAAGAATTGGCGCATCAAGTCCGGCAGGTGTAG
- a CDS encoding lipopolysaccharide biosynthesis protein: protein MSQITEQQAAALENNLLNDAALSLPTPAPRLQQSGEHASNSPSFAQRTLWLSAARLVSLVLSFLLPFILVRKLSTAEFGLYKQAFQILQTALGLLGLQVSGGIYYFIPRYPDKKAQVAMNAVLFYALLGAAVALWFAWHPAWVTQAFKGDGLVPIVPLLGLAIMLWLIASAFESVMIADNDVRRASLITVLLQLAKTVLLISAAVWQGDIRTMITAALLFGAVHCLVFFVYLYRRLGRFWWPLDGALLRAQLANALPFGLGAFAFSWQYDLHNYYVMHYFDAAAYAIYSTGCFQLPLLLVLLDATDTIMIPEIARLESAGAYRRIAETWLGAIRTLAFCFMPACALMFVLRRELIVGLYTDKLAAAVPIFAIALLNTLLLMNLTGAVMRAFEDLKFYRMKLYLCLMPFTAALLYAGVRLAGLVGVMLAVVIARGIDVTLTTRRLAQRIGMTRHDWHYATPLLRIAAAAALAAGLTQLAKPLLPGGHPLVTFLAGGVVFGLAYLPLAFLVGAVSDKEKEWLRGLLRKFEGAWARLRWSAAA, encoded by the coding sequence ATGAGTCAGATCACCGAGCAGCAGGCGGCGGCGCTTGAAAATAACTTGTTGAATGACGCTGCGTTGTCCCTGCCAACCCCTGCGCCGCGGCTTCAGCAATCGGGCGAGCACGCCAGCAACAGCCCCAGTTTTGCCCAACGCACTCTCTGGCTTTCGGCAGCGCGCTTGGTTTCGCTGGTACTCTCGTTTCTGCTGCCCTTCATCCTGGTGCGCAAACTCAGCACGGCGGAATTCGGTCTTTACAAACAGGCGTTTCAGATTTTGCAAACGGCGCTGGGGTTGTTGGGCTTGCAAGTCAGTGGCGGCATTTACTACTTCATCCCGCGCTATCCGGACAAGAAAGCCCAGGTGGCGATGAATGCCGTGCTGTTTTATGCCTTGTTGGGCGCGGCCGTGGCGCTCTGGTTCGCCTGGCATCCGGCCTGGGTCACGCAGGCGTTCAAAGGCGACGGGCTGGTGCCCATCGTACCGCTGTTGGGCTTGGCGATCATGCTCTGGCTGATCGCTTCGGCGTTTGAGAGCGTGATGATCGCCGACAACGATGTGCGGCGCGCCTCGCTGATCACGGTGCTGCTGCAACTGGCCAAAACGGTGCTGCTGATTTCGGCTGCTGTTTGGCAAGGCGACATTCGCACGATGATCACGGCGGCGCTGCTTTTCGGAGCGGTGCATTGCCTGGTGTTCTTTGTTTATCTGTATCGGCGCTTGGGGCGTTTTTGGTGGCCGTTGGATGGCGCGTTATTGCGCGCACAACTCGCCAATGCCCTGCCCTTTGGCTTGGGCGCGTTTGCTTTTAGTTGGCAGTACGACCTGCATAACTATTACGTGATGCACTATTTCGACGCGGCGGCCTATGCGATCTATTCGACAGGCTGTTTTCAATTGCCGCTGCTGCTGGTGCTGCTGGACGCCACCGACACGATCATGATTCCGGAAATCGCGCGCCTGGAAAGCGCGGGTGCGTACCGGCGTATCGCCGAGACCTGGTTGGGCGCGATTCGCACGCTGGCGTTTTGTTTTATGCCCGCCTGCGCGCTGATGTTTGTGCTGCGGCGCGAATTAATCGTCGGCTTATACACCGACAAGCTCGCGGCGGCAGTCCCGATCTTTGCCATTGCGCTGTTGAATACGCTGCTTTTGATGAATCTGACCGGAGCGGTGATGCGCGCGTTTGAAGACCTGAAGTTTTACCGCATGAAGCTTTACTTGTGCCTGATGCCGTTCACCGCCGCGCTGCTTTACGCGGGCGTGCGCTTGGCCGGGCTGGTGGGCGTCATGCTGGCCGTGGTGATCGCGCGTGGCATTGATGTCACGCTGACGACGCGGCGGTTGGCGCAACGCATCGGCATGACGCGACACGATTGGCATTACGCGACGCCGCTGTTGCGCATTGCGGCGGCAGCGGCCCTGGCGGCGGGCTTGACCCAACTCGCAAAACCGTTGCTGCCCGGCGGGCATCCGCTGGTCACGTTTCTGGCGGGCGGCGTGGTCTTCGGGCTGGCGTATCTGCCGCTGGCGTTTCTGGTCGGCGCGGTGTCGGACAAAGAGAAAGAATGGCTGCGCGGTTTGTTACGTAAGTTCGAAGGTGCATGGGCGCGATTGCGCTGGTCAGCGGCGGCGTAG
- a CDS encoding O-antigen ligase family protein, whose protein sequence is MAGAFFKPKKTATLFQDAPPPSGLTWRANESDFGGALVREKLLHFDLKQNSYRLAFVFAWLFTLVLYVRPQELFPHLFAAYPIQLPMLFATAAPVAFFAARALGGERLFLWTKELQMAFVILALAILFYPLSIDKAVTWKEWNENYLRVFLIFGILIGTLYSRARIYWMMRVTVLSGAWIAFDSIQRYRAGEFNDPKMINRMVASVGGMFGNPNDLATTFGMLLPLAVVLLIVSRSYAKLLYALCIVLFLGATIVTFSRGGFLALAAVVGVLLWKFRKRHRAIPWVAGAMLGGVLLLATPGGFGDRLWTIIKPDADSTGSAQERRDNLKRGVVIFLRHPVFGIGMGTFYVMGIRGRRAHNSYLEIATDLGVLGLLAYLVLIFKPLKALWKIEAETVGARDPQDFENYLLSVALQAALVAYYVNSFFASIQYMWFVYFPIAYAVGLRRIYEREQAIRTQIDAPAHLADFHVGEEDKGTLWKARPLGRLFQPTVRQPDSATTNQQDGETEQAASVPAPRLAVSPVAVQPPTPATHRQLPPPSTNG, encoded by the coding sequence ATGGCTGGAGCTTTCTTCAAACCGAAAAAAACGGCAACGCTCTTTCAGGACGCGCCGCCGCCGAGCGGGCTGACTTGGCGCGCGAATGAAAGTGATTTTGGCGGCGCGCTAGTGCGCGAAAAGCTGCTGCACTTCGATCTCAAACAGAACAGCTACCGCCTGGCTTTTGTCTTCGCCTGGCTCTTTACGCTGGTTTTGTACGTGCGCCCGCAGGAGCTGTTTCCGCACCTCTTTGCGGCCTACCCGATTCAGCTTCCGATGCTCTTTGCCACGGCGGCCCCGGTGGCCTTTTTTGCCGCGCGCGCGCTGGGCGGCGAGCGGCTCTTTCTGTGGACGAAAGAGTTGCAGATGGCCTTTGTGATTCTGGCGCTGGCGATTTTGTTTTACCCGCTTTCGATTGATAAAGCCGTCACGTGGAAGGAATGGAACGAGAACTACCTGCGGGTGTTTCTGATCTTCGGCATCCTGATCGGCACCTTGTATTCGCGCGCGCGCATTTACTGGATGATGCGGGTGACGGTGCTGAGCGGGGCCTGGATCGCCTTTGATTCGATTCAACGCTACCGCGCCGGCGAGTTCAACGATCCCAAAATGATCAACCGCATGGTGGCTTCGGTGGGCGGAATGTTTGGCAATCCGAACGATCTGGCGACGACCTTCGGGATGTTGCTGCCGCTGGCGGTGGTCTTGCTGATCGTGAGCCGCAGTTACGCCAAGCTGCTTTACGCGCTTTGCATCGTGCTCTTTCTGGGCGCCACGATTGTGACCTTTTCGCGCGGCGGCTTTCTGGCGCTGGCGGCGGTGGTGGGCGTGCTGCTCTGGAAGTTCCGCAAACGTCACCGCGCCATCCCCTGGGTCGCGGGAGCCATGTTGGGCGGGGTGTTGTTGTTGGCGACGCCGGGCGGATTCGGCGACCGGCTCTGGACGATCATCAAGCCCGACGCCGATTCGACCGGCTCGGCGCAGGAACGCCGCGACAACTTGAAACGCGGCGTCGTGATTTTCCTGCGTCATCCCGTTTTCGGCATCGGCATGGGCACCTTTTATGTGATGGGCATTCGCGGTCGGCGTGCTCACAACTCCTACTTGGAGATTGCCACCGATTTGGGGGTGCTCGGTTTGCTGGCGTATCTGGTGCTGATTTTTAAGCCGCTCAAGGCGCTGTGGAAGATCGAGGCTGAAACCGTGGGCGCGCGCGACCCGCAGGATTTTGAAAACTATTTATTGAGCGTGGCCTTGCAGGCGGCGTTGGTGGCGTATTACGTCAACAGCTTTTTCGCCTCGATCCAGTATATGTGGTTCGTCTACTTCCCCATCGCTTATGCCGTCGGATTGCGGCGCATTTACGAGCGGGAACAGGCGATTCGCACCCAAATTGACGCGCCCGCGCATCTCGCCGATTTCCATGTCGGCGAGGAAGACAAGGGCACTTTATGGAAAGCACGTCCGCTCGGACGTCTTTTTCAACCGACAGTGAGACAACCAGACAGCGCGACAACCAACCAGCAAGACGGGGAAACGGAACAAGCCGCGAGCGTTCCGGCCCCCCGACTCGCGGTTTCGCCTGTTGCTGTTCAACCCCCGACTCCGGCTACCCATAGACAGTTGCCACCCCCGTCCACGAACGGCTAG
- a CDS encoding glycosyltransferase family 2 protein gives MTVVLLAQIIFCGALALLLYTYIGYPVLMFVLSRVYALPVKRVNIFPRVSMVIAAHNEESDIAAKLENALALDYPKEKFEIVVASDCSSDRTDEIVKSYAARGVKLYRQEQHYGKTIAQNSAVKITNGEILLFSDATTMYRPDVVRKIVRPFADPTVGCVAGQLIYEDRTSTVVGDGCKSYWGYEKLIKQCESVVCSLIGVSGCLYAVRRSCHQKLANDMIDDFVIATEIRLQGLRTVYEPEAISTEDTNKKGQDEFRMRVRVIQQTFSALQRYSEVLSLQKQGMYAFQMISHKVLRYLVPAFLLAALLANALLVHVHLAYSVAFFAQLACYLLAALGWLGDKLGLRLGSFSLPYYFVLANAAIVRAFIKYMRGESRVVWQSVRDNKLPAEAKAGQTA, from the coding sequence ATGACAGTCGTATTACTTGCGCAAATTATTTTCTGCGGCGCCTTGGCGTTGCTGCTTTATACCTACATTGGTTACCCAGTGTTGATGTTTGTGTTGAGCCGCGTGTACGCCTTACCGGTCAAGCGCGTCAACATCTTTCCGCGCGTTTCGATGGTGATCGCCGCGCATAACGAAGAGTCCGACATTGCGGCCAAACTCGAAAACGCGCTGGCGCTAGATTATCCCAAAGAGAAGTTCGAAATCGTGGTCGCGTCGGATTGCTCGTCAGACCGCACCGACGAGATCGTCAAAAGCTACGCCGCGCGGGGCGTCAAGCTGTACCGGCAGGAACAGCATTACGGCAAAACCATCGCCCAGAACTCGGCAGTCAAAATCACCAACGGCGAAATCCTGCTTTTTTCGGACGCGACGACGATGTACCGCCCCGATGTGGTGCGCAAGATCGTGCGTCCCTTTGCCGACCCGACGGTTGGGTGCGTCGCGGGACAGTTGATTTATGAAGACCGCACATCCACGGTCGTGGGCGATGGCTGCAAGTCCTATTGGGGCTACGAGAAGCTGATCAAACAGTGCGAAAGCGTGGTGTGTTCGCTAATCGGCGTCAGCGGCTGCCTCTATGCCGTGCGCCGCAGTTGTCATCAAAAGCTGGCGAACGACATGATTGATGATTTCGTCATCGCCACTGAGATTCGCCTGCAAGGCTTGCGCACAGTGTACGAGCCGGAAGCGATCTCGACAGAAGATACGAATAAGAAGGGCCAAGACGAATTCCGCATGCGCGTGCGGGTGATTCAGCAAACGTTCAGCGCCTTGCAGCGTTACAGCGAAGTGCTCAGCCTGCAAAAGCAAGGGATGTATGCCTTCCAGATGATCTCGCACAAAGTGCTGCGTTATCTGGTGCCGGCGTTTTTGCTGGCTGCGCTGCTGGCGAACGCGCTGCTGGTGCACGTGCATCTGGCCTATAGCGTTGCTTTCTTCGCGCAACTCGCCTGTTACCTGCTGGCCGCGCTCGGCTGGCTCGGTGACAAGCTGGGCCTGCGCTTAGGTTCGTTCTCACTGCCATATTATTTCGTGCTGGCGAATGCGGCGATTGTCCGCGCCTTCATCAAATACATGCGCGGCGAATCCCGCGTGGTCTGGCAGTCGGTGCGCGACAATAAATTGCCGGCGGAAGCCAAGGCCGGGCAAACGGCTTGA
- the asnB gene encoding asparagine synthase (glutamine-hydrolyzing), whose translation MCGIAGFFEPQAALTAIERRDVIQHMCDVIAHRGPDDEGFYVSGGVAIGMRRLSIIDLATGHQPISNEDGSVWLVFNGEIYNYAELRAGLLQRGHQFRTNSDTETIVHLYEELGDRCVEKLRGMFGFAIWDAREHKLLLARDRLGKKPMHYAHQGDALIFGSEIKSLLQHPSIQRAANLEALSDFLSFGYVPGSQTAFRGIHKLLPGHTLTFKNGQVSTRCYWDFNYNGDGAHHKDERTYIEELRHEIDEAVRIRLMSEVPLGAFLSGGIDSSTIVGTMAGLMEQPVKTFSIGFSEASFDELEFARLTAKRFNTEHHEFVVTPDVCHLVEEIVWHHDEPFADVSSIPTYVVSKMAREHVTVVLSGDGGDEVFAGYGRYAVHKRREVFERIPSAARRGLMLPLSHSLPRFTPGKNYLRNIALDAAARYVDSLAFFDERAKRRLLSDTTARLLRHHDSTAEFRQLFNVPSSLERIDHLIYLDSKTYLPGDILAKVDRMSMAHSIETRAPLLDHKLIEYVQTIPGSLKLRGMETKHILKRAVTGLVPDEIIQRQKKGFSVPIRQWFKRELKDMLNDTLSDQRTRERGLLNPNAVRALVNEHQIGRRDHAHKLWGLLTLELWHRAFIDQQPEMSFEGAKTLSLSQLTPIAPAA comes from the coding sequence ATGTGTGGAATCGCAGGTTTTTTTGAGCCTCAAGCGGCTCTGACTGCGATTGAAAGACGCGACGTCATCCAACACATGTGCGACGTAATCGCCCATCGGGGTCCGGATGACGAGGGGTTTTATGTCAGCGGTGGTGTGGCGATCGGGATGCGGCGGCTTTCAATCATTGACCTGGCGACAGGTCATCAACCGATCTCGAATGAAGACGGTTCCGTGTGGCTCGTCTTTAACGGCGAAATCTATAACTACGCCGAGTTGCGCGCGGGTTTGCTGCAACGCGGCCACCAGTTCCGCACCAACAGCGACACCGAAACCATCGTGCATCTATACGAAGAGTTGGGCGACCGCTGTGTTGAAAAACTGCGCGGGATGTTCGGCTTTGCCATCTGGGACGCGCGCGAACACAAGCTGCTGCTGGCCCGTGACCGGCTGGGCAAGAAGCCCATGCATTACGCCCACCAGGGCGACGCGCTGATCTTTGGCTCGGAAATCAAATCGCTCTTGCAGCATCCCTCCATCCAGCGCGCGGCCAATCTCGAGGCGCTCTCTGATTTCCTCTCGTTCGGCTATGTGCCGGGTTCTCAGACGGCCTTTCGCGGCATTCACAAATTGCTGCCGGGCCACACGCTGACGTTCAAAAATGGGCAGGTCAGCACGCGCTGTTATTGGGATTTCAACTACAACGGCGACGGCGCACACCACAAAGACGAGCGCACCTATATCGAAGAGTTGCGGCACGAAATTGACGAGGCCGTGCGCATCCGTTTGATGAGCGAGGTGCCGCTCGGCGCGTTTCTCTCCGGCGGCATTGATTCCAGCACCATCGTGGGCACGATGGCGGGCTTGATGGAGCAGCCGGTCAAGACCTTCTCCATCGGCTTTTCCGAAGCGAGTTTTGATGAATTGGAATTCGCCCGGTTGACGGCGAAACGATTCAACACCGAGCATCACGAATTCGTGGTCACCCCCGATGTTTGCCATCTGGTCGAAGAGATTGTCTGGCATCACGATGAACCTTTTGCGGATGTTTCGAGCATCCCCACCTACGTCGTGTCAAAGATGGCGCGCGAACACGTCACGGTGGTGCTTTCCGGCGATGGCGGCGACGAAGTGTTTGCCGGCTATGGCCGCTACGCCGTCCACAAACGGCGCGAAGTGTTTGAACGCATCCCCAGTGCGGCACGGCGCGGTCTGATGTTGCCGTTGAGCCACTCACTGCCGCGCTTTACGCCCGGCAAAAACTATCTGCGCAACATCGCGCTCGATGCGGCGGCACGTTATGTAGACAGCCTGGCGTTCTTTGACGAACGGGCCAAACGGCGCCTGCTGTCTGACACGACCGCGCGCCTGTTGCGGCATCACGATTCGACCGCCGAGTTCCGGCAGTTGTTCAACGTGCCGAGTTCGCTCGAACGCATAGATCATCTGATTTACCTGGACAGTAAAACCTATTTGCCCGGCGATATTCTGGCCAAAGTGGACCGCATGAGCATGGCGCATTCGATTGAAACGCGCGCGCCGCTGCTGGATCACAAACTGATCGAGTATGTGCAAACGATTCCCGGCTCGCTGAAATTGCGTGGCATGGAAACCAAGCACATCCTCAAGCGCGCGGTCACGGGACTGGTGCCGGATGAAATCATTCAGCGCCAGAAGAAAGGCTTCAGCGTGCCCATTCGCCAGTGGTTCAAACGCGAATTGAAAGACATGCTGAATGACACGCTGAGCGATCAGCGCACGCGCGAGCGCGGGTTATTGAATCCAAACGCGGTGCGGGCGCTGGTCAATGAACATCAGATCGGTCGCCGCGATCATGCGCATAAGCTCTGGGGGCTTTTAACGCTGGAACTCTGGCACCGGGCCTTTATTGACCAGCAACCCGAAATGAGTTTTGAAGGCGCCAAAACGCTGAGCTTGAGCCAACTCACGCCCATCGCGCCCGCCGCCTAA
- a CDS encoding glycosyltransferase: protein MEALLNKTVVEPSLTQAAASTRRRLRVLHLLNSFELGGTERQDIELLKRLDQTRFDVRLAALQRQGPLYDEVATRYPRLLEFPLNSLYNAQALRQMRRLRAWLLEEQIDILHAHDFYAGWLGTLAAQFTGVKIIACQRHLRLSDRWVHAAGRRVINRLAHRVVVNAELIRKHVLETGTARADKLIVIRNGLIYQAEPAARNAVRAALLAELQLPADVLLIGNVANLRPVKGHRYLLQAAATVVRQFPHAHFLLIGKGELQVALQAQAAALGISANVHFLGQRSNAAQLAQAFDLAVLASLHEGLPNTVMEAMAAGVPVVATAVGGVLEMITDGETGYLAPAADAAHLAEKILQALADEAGRAQRAAHGQAFVLDQFSMQRMVAATEQLYDEVCGNPHTAN from the coding sequence ATGGAAGCGTTGTTGAACAAAACTGTCGTGGAACCGAGCCTGACGCAAGCTGCCGCCAGCACACGGCGGCGGCTCCGCGTGCTGCATCTGCTCAACAGTTTTGAGTTGGGCGGCACCGAACGGCAGGACATCGAGTTGCTCAAGCGGTTGGATCAAACACGTTTTGACGTGCGGCTGGCGGCGCTGCAACGCCAAGGGCCGCTTTATGACGAAGTGGCGACCCGCTATCCGCGCCTGCTCGAATTTCCGCTCAACAGCCTTTACAACGCCCAGGCGCTGCGCCAGATGCGGCGACTGCGTGCCTGGCTGTTGGAGGAACAAATTGACATTTTGCACGCGCACGATTTTTACGCGGGCTGGCTGGGCACGCTGGCGGCGCAATTCACCGGCGTAAAAATCATCGCCTGCCAGCGCCACCTGCGCCTGTCAGATCGCTGGGTGCACGCCGCAGGCCGCCGCGTCATCAACCGTCTGGCCCATCGCGTCGTCGTCAACGCTGAGTTGATTCGCAAACACGTACTCGAAACCGGCACGGCCCGCGCGGACAAACTCATCGTCATCCGCAACGGGTTGATCTATCAGGCTGAACCCGCCGCGCGGAATGCAGTGCGGGCGGCGTTATTGGCTGAATTGCAGCTTCCGGCAGACGTGTTGCTGATCGGCAATGTCGCCAATTTACGCCCGGTCAAAGGGCATCGTTATTTGTTGCAGGCGGCGGCCACCGTCGTGCGCCAGTTCCCCCACGCGCATTTCCTGCTCATTGGCAAAGGCGAATTACAGGTGGCGTTGCAGGCGCAAGCCGCCGCATTGGGCATCAGCGCCAACGTGCATTTCCTCGGACAGCGCTCCAACGCCGCGCAACTGGCCCAGGCCTTTGATCTCGCGGTGCTGGCCTCGCTGCACGAAGGGCTGCCCAACACCGTGATGGAAGCAATGGCAGCAGGCGTCCCCGTCGTCGCCACGGCGGTGGGCGGCGTCTTGGAAATGATTACCGACGGCGAAACCGGCTATCTCGCGCCTGCGGCGGATGCCGCGCATTTGGCCGAAAAGATATTGCAGGCGCTCGCCGATGAAGCAGGCCGCGCCCAACGCGCCGCGCATGGCCAGGCCTTCGTGCTGGATCAATTCAGCATGCAACGTATGGTCGCGGCGACTGAACAGCTCTATGACGAAGTGTGTGGTAATCCGCACACGGCAAACTAG
- a CDS encoding glycosyltransferase family 4 protein, protein MSQVETIRVCLVAPSLEITGGQSRQAARLLAAFQHERTLALGFIPHNPRLPAPWRKLQRLKFVRTVVTTSYYWWLLLTQLWRYDIVHIFSASYFSYLLAVAPAILIGKLYGKRVILNYRSGEAEDHLQHWPLTTKPIMRLADRIVAPSSYLVDVFARFGLQAESIFNIVELDRFRFRARAPLQPKFLCCRLLEPLYNVGLVLRAFQQIQQRYPNASLTIAGDGSQRAALEQLARTLAVRQVAFRGIVPFEQMPQLYDEHDVCLIGNDIDNMPATILEACASGLPVVSTEAGGIPYLVKHEVSALLVPCGDHAGLAREAMRLLEDATLAQQLRQQAHALVQQCTWESVRGQWLKLYMDLMQAQNAPRRASRATLPQRS, encoded by the coding sequence ATGTCCCAAGTCGAAACAATTCGTGTCTGCCTGGTCGCGCCTTCGCTGGAAATCACCGGCGGCCAGTCGCGGCAGGCTGCGCGTTTGCTCGCCGCTTTCCAACACGAACGGACGCTCGCCCTCGGTTTCATCCCGCACAATCCGCGTTTGCCCGCCCCCTGGCGCAAGTTGCAACGACTCAAATTCGTCCGCACGGTCGTAACGACGTCTTATTATTGGTGGTTGCTGCTGACGCAACTGTGGCGTTACGACATCGTCCACATCTTTTCAGCGTCTTACTTTTCCTATCTGCTTGCAGTCGCGCCGGCCATCCTGATCGGCAAGCTTTATGGCAAACGGGTCATCCTGAATTATCGCAGCGGCGAGGCCGAAGACCATCTGCAACACTGGCCGCTGACGACCAAGCCGATCATGCGCTTGGCCGACCGCATTGTGGCGCCATCCAGCTACCTCGTGGACGTCTTCGCCCGCTTCGGCTTGCAGGCAGAGTCTATTTTCAACATCGTCGAACTCGACCGCTTCCGGTTTCGCGCGCGCGCGCCATTGCAACCGAAGTTTCTCTGTTGCCGCCTGCTTGAACCGCTTTACAACGTCGGTTTGGTGCTGCGCGCGTTTCAACAAATTCAGCAACGTTACCCCAACGCCAGCCTGACGATTGCGGGCGATGGCAGCCAGCGCGCCGCGTTGGAGCAGTTGGCGCGGACTTTGGCAGTACGCCAGGTCGCCTTTCGCGGCATCGTGCCGTTTGAACAGATGCCGCAACTTTATGACGAACATGATGTCTGTCTGATCGGCAACGACATTGACAACATGCCCGCGACAATTCTGGAAGCCTGCGCCAGCGGGTTACCGGTCGTCAGCACCGAGGCAGGTGGTATCCCCTATTTGGTCAAACACGAAGTGAGCGCGTTGCTGGTGCCGTGCGGCGATCATGCGGGGCTGGCGCGTGAGGCCATGCGTTTGCTGGAAGATGCGACATTGGCGCAGCAGTTGAGACAGCAGGCGCACGCTCTTGTTCAACAATGCACCTGGGAAAGCGTGCGCGGGCAGTGGTTAAAGCTGTATATGGATTTGATGCAGGCGCAAAACGCGCCGCGCCGCGCCAGCCGCGCGACATTGCCGCAGCGGAGCTAA